In the Candidatus Methylomirabilota bacterium genome, GCCGCCCGCGCCTGCTGCAACTCCGGCAGGCCGACGAAGAGCTCGTCGCCGAGGCCGAGCGGCTCGATGATGTTCTCGCGGATGAAGGCGCGGTAGTCGGTCTTGGTGAGGGCTTCGATCAGGACGGCGGCCGTCCAGTGCGCGGCACGGCCGTGGTAGTGCACGCGCGAGCCGGGCGTCCATTCCAGGGTGAAGTTGCAGACGCACCGCCGGAGCAGGTCATGATCCTCCCAGGCCTCCGGCGGGACCTCCGCGCCGGGGAAGCCGCCCTGGTGCGTCAGGAGCTGGAGGATGGTGACCTCGCCCTTGCCGTGGACCTCGAAACCGGGCACGTGACTGGCCACCTTGTCGGTGAACGAGAGCGCCCCGCGCTCGGCCAGCAGCCAGACGGCGCAGGCGGTGATCACCTTGGTGTTCGAGTAGAGCAGCCAGAGGGTGTCGTCGCGGGCCGCCACCCGCTGGGGCTCGAGCCGTGCGTCGCCGATGGTGGTGAAGAGGGCGAGCCGGCCGCGGCGGGCGATGGCGATCTGCGCGCCCGGATAGCGCCCCTCCGCGATGTGGCGCGTGAGCAGCTCGCGCAGGCGCTCGAGGGCCTTGGGGTCGAAGCCGAGCGCGGAGGGCGGGGCGGACTCCAGCGGGAACCTCACGTCATGTCACCTCTGGCGAGATCTGGCACGGGCCAGAGTGTACGAGGTTCCGGGCCCGAGCGCCAGCCGCCCCATCGCAGTTGCGTTGGGCCCTGGCGCTCATCAATATAAGGTCGGGTCGAGCCCGCTCACCGAGGAGGAACGCGCCATGAAGCCCCCCGTCGAGTTCCAGGACCGTAGCGCCTACCGGGAGCGAATGAACACGCTCCTCACCATCGAGCCCCGCCGCACGGTGGTCGTCACGGTCGACATGCAGCGCGACTATCTCGATCTGGAGGTCGCCTCCTCGCCGGTGGCCGCCGACGAGGCCGAGCGGGTCATGAAGCACGCCCGCGACCTCCTGGACTTCGCGCGGGGCGAGGGCCTGCCCGTCGTCCACGTCTACGTCAAGCGGCGCCCGGCCGAGCTCGAGCGCGGCGTGCTGGCCGGCCAGACCTTCCAGATCAATCTCAAGCACCAGCTCTCCCAGAACGCCCAGGCCGGCGTCCGCCGCATTCCCGACCGGCAGGAGGGCTCGCCGCAGGCCGAGGTGCCGGCCATCCTGGTCGCCCCCGAGGACGTCCACGTCACGACCAAGAAGTCGCTCGACGGCTTCCTCGAAACCGACCTCGACTTCCTGCTGCGGCGCGTGTACCGGGCCGAGACGGTGGTGCTGAGCGGGGTCAACACCGACACCTGCGTCTACTCCACCGCCTTCTCCGCCTCCAACCGGGGCTACCAGACCGTCGTGATCTCCGACTGCGTGGCCAGCATGCGCGGCAAGGACCACCACTGGATGGCGCTCGAGCTGATGTCGCGCTCGATCGCCTGGGTGCTGACCGTCGAGCAGTTCAAGGACAAGCTGCGGGCGGGGTCGGGCGCCAGGCGTTAAGGCTTCCGCGGGCGGCGGACGAGCTGGGCCACCATCCGGACCAGATCGGCAGGCTCGACGGGCTTCGGGAGATGCACCTGGAACCCCGCCCGGAGCGCCTCCACCGCATCCTCCGGCCGGGCGTAGCCCGTCAACGCCACGGCGGGGATGCTTCCTCCTTGCTCGGGCGCTAGCGCGCGCACGCGCTTGATGAGCGTGTACCCGTCCTCGCCCGGGATCCCGATGTCGCTGACCAGCACGTCGGGCCGTAGCCGCTCGACGGCTTCCAACGCCGCGCTGACGGAGCTGGCCACGGCGATGCGAGCGCCACACTGTTCGAGGACCGTGGTCAGCAACACGCCCGCGTCTTCTTCGTCGTCGACCACGAGGACGTTGACTCCTTCGAGCGTGGTCACGGACTGAAACGGATCGTTCTCCGTCGGTGCGGCCGACCACGTGTCGCCACCGAGCCCAACGGCCCGGAGGGGCAGGCTCACCGTGAACGTCGCGCCCCGGCCGGGCCCGCGACTGTCCGCCCGCACCGTGCCCCCGTGCAGCTCGACGAGGTGACGAGCGATGGCGAGCCCGAGCCCGAGGCCGCCGTGCGAACGCGACGGCGTACTTTCGGCCTGGCGGAAACGGTCGAAGACGTAGGGGAGAAATTCGGGGCCGATTCCCTGGCCGGTGTCCGTGACCGTCAGGTGGATCTGGGACTCCGCCCGGGCCAGCCGGACCTCGACGGACCCGCCGGGGGGCGTGAACTTGACGGCGTTGGACAGGAGATTCCAGACGACTTGCTGGAGGCGGGCCGGATCACCCAGAAGCGAGCCCACGCCGCCCGCCAGGTCGGCCTCGAGTCGCACGCCCTTGGCCTCAGCCACCGGACGCACCGAATCGATCGCCGCGGTGACCACTTCCACCAGATCGACCGGACGAGCTTCGAGACGAAGCGCGCCGGCGATGATCCGCGAGACGTCGAGCAGGTCCTCGATGAGTTGGGCTTGCAACTTGATGTTGCGTTCGAGGACCTCGAGCGCGTGGTCTCTGGCTGCTTCGTCGAGCATCCCCGTGCGCAGTAACCGCGTCCAGCCCACCATGGACTGCAGCGGCGTCCGCAGCTCGTGCGAGAGCGTCGCCAGAAATTCGTCCTTGGCGCGGTTGGCCGCCTCGGCCTCGGCGCGGGCCGTCTGCTCCCGGGCCAGTAAGACCACGCGTTCTTCTTCGGCCCGCTTGCGCTCGTTGATGTCGGAGACGATATACACGGCGCCGATGAACAGGCCATCGTCCTCGACCGGATCGACCGTCACCTGGAACCATCGATCGCCGAACGAGAGGTCCAGGGTCTGCCGCTGCCGGTTCTTGAGTAAACGCCAGAACGACAGCTGCTCCATCCGCTCCGGTGGGAAGTCCCAGAGCTCCCAGATGGGGCGGCCGACGATCTCGCTGGGCGGCCGTCCGAAGATCCTCAGGAAAGCTTCATTGCACTGCAAGATCGTCCCGCTCGTGTTCAGAATGGCGATCCCCTCGCTGATCGCGTCGAAGGTGGTCTGCCACCGCCGGGCTGCGGCGCGGAGGGCGTCCTCGGTCCGCCGCATCCGGAGCAGCGCGTTCACGGTGGCGATCAACACCGGAGGCTCGACGGGCTCGGTCAGATAACCGTCGGCGCCGCCTTCCAGGCCCAACGCCAGATACACTGCGTTCACGAACGTCGCCGAGAGATGGAGGATCGGCACCAGGGATGTCGCCGGGTCGGCCTTGAGACGCCGGCAGACCTCGAACCCGCTCATGTCCGGCAGGTTCACGTCGAGCAGGATGACCGCCGGGTGCTCCGAGGCCGCCAGCCTCAGCGCGTCGTTTCCCGTCGAGGCTTCTTTGACCTGGAAACCGGCCTGGCACAAGATCTGAGTCCTCGCATAGCGGGCGGGCTCGTAGTCGTCCACGTTCACGATGAGGACCCGCGGCGCCTCAACCATCGCCCATCCTTCCCTCGAGCCCGGCTTGCGCCAGCGCCTGGCGCATCTCGCTGACAGCGGCCTCCCGCGAGGCAGCGTGCTTGGAAAGGATCGCCGCCGTAGAGGGGGCGAGCCGTCGATACTCCTCTTCCTCGAGCACCTTGGAGGTCACGACGATGACCGGGATATCGACGGTCGCGGGATCGGCCTTCAGCTGCTGCAGCACCTCGAAGCCCGTCATGCCCGGCATGACGAGGTCGAGGAGGACCGCGTCCGGGCGCTGTTCCCGCGCCAGACGAATCCCGTCGGGGCCGGTGGCGGCCTCCACCACGGCGCAGCGCGTCTCCGCGAGCAGCCCCCGGAGGAGATAGCGAGAGACTTCGTCGTCATCGATGACGAGGATCCGACCCCCGGGCCTCTCACTGGTCAGGAGATCGAGCGACTCCAGCAGCCATCGTCGCTGGATCGGCTTCAGCCCGTAGGCGTCGGAGCCGAGTGACAGTCTCTTCTGCTGATCTTCGATGGTCGTGGTGACCAGGACCGGGAGACCCCTGGTCTCCTCGGTCCCTTTCAGCTCGGCCAGAAAGCCCCAGGCCTCTTCGCCCTTCAGCCGGATATCGAGGACGACGGCCTTGGGCTTCACCGTGCTCAGCGCCCCGCGGGCTTCCCGGAGGGTTCGTACCATGACCGCCTGAAACCGTGACCCCCGGAGGAACTTCTCCAGAACCAGAGCGTCGGCGGCCTCATCTTCCACCACCAGGACCGGCACCCGGGAGGGATCGGCCTGCCAGGCCGCCGCCGGAGTCTCGGCCGAAACCGGCTCTCGGTAGACGAGGGGAATGAGGGCGGAAAACGTCGCGCCCACCCCTGGGGTACTCTCGACCCCCACCCGGCCGCCCAGCAGGTGAGCGAGCTTTCTCGTCAGCGGCAGGCCCAGGCCGGTTCCCTTCACCTTCTTCTGCACCGGGCTGTCGAGCTGGCTGAACTCCTCGAAGATCCGCTGCTGATCCCGGGGGGCGATCCCGATGCCCGTATCGGCGACGGAAAACACCACGGCGTCGCCCGCGGGCGTCATCGCCGCCGAGACCCGGACCTCACCGCGCTCGGTGAACTTGAGGGCGTTCGAGATGAAGTTGCGCAAGATTTGCGAGACCTTCCCCTCGTCGGTCACGAGCGGCGGGAGTCCCTGCGGCTCCTCGAAGAGGAGGGCCACGGCGTCGTTCAACAACAGCGGGCGCAACATCCCGCGCAGAGCACCGAAGAGATTCGCCACTTCGAACTCGACCGCCTGGACGACCACTTTGCCCGCCTCGACCTTGGCCAGGTCGAGAAGGTCGTTGATCAGCTCGGACAGATCCTCGGCCGCCTTCCGCACGAACCCGACCTGCGTTTCCTGCTCGCCCGTGAGGGGCCCGTCGGCCCGCTCCAGCAGCAGGCGGGACAGGGCCAGGATGGAGTTGAGCGGCGTCCGGAACTCGTGGCTCATGTTCGAGAGGAAGCGGGACTTCATCTCGTCGGCGCGCCGGAGATAGTCGGCCTTCTCGTCCAGCTCCGCGTAGAGCGCCACCACGCCGCGGTTGGTGTCTTCCAGCTCACTGTTCAGCCGGGCCAGCTCCTCCTGTCGCGTCCGCAGCTCGTCGAGGGTGCGCAGGAGCTCCTGGTTCTGCTGCTGGATCTCCTCGAGGGGGGTCCGGGGCGTCTGCCGTCCCAGCTCATCGGCGATCTTCGCCAGACTCCGCGGGGACACCAGCGGCGTGTGCTTGGGGAAGATCTTCCTCAACCACACCGTGGTGCCGCGGCCCGGCTCCGATTCGATGTGGAACTGATCCATGAGGCGCCGGGCGCCCACGATGCCCAGTCCCATGCCGGTGGACGAGCGATACTGGCCAGAGAGAATCCGATGAAGGCCGGTGACCCCCGGCCCTTGATCGCTGATCCTGACCACCAGGACCTGGGGGGCGGTCTTCCCCTCGACGATGAAGTCCACCTTGCCGTCGTGACCGTAGCGGAAGGCGTTGCGCGCGATCTCCGACACCGCGGTCGCGATTCGCGTCTGTTCGCCGGCGTCGAAGCCCAGCAAGGCGGCCACCTGCCGGGCCCGCTGGCGCGACGCCACCACGTCGTGCTCGTCCTTGATGCCCAGGGAGATGATGGGCCAGCTCATGCCTCGGGCTTACCCCCTTTGGCGACGACCACGGTGACGTCGTCGCGGCCCCGCTTGAAATCCCGGTACAGCACGCCGGCAATGAGGCTCGGACGCCGCCGGGAGAGTCCCGGGTATCCGTCCAGACTCCAGTGCGTGCTCAGGCCGTCGGAGTGGAGCACGAGCAGCGCGTTCTCCGGCCACGGGTAGGTGAATTCGCTGACCTTTCGCATCTCGTGGCCCACGGTGCCGTTCTGGGAGACCATCTTGCGGGGTCCCTGGTCCGACAGGACCGTGCCCGAGATATTGCCGACGCCGCAGAACCGCAACGTGCCGTGATCCGGATCGACCTCGGCCACGGCCACGGCCGCCCCCCGCGTACTTCTCAGCGCCCCATGAATGCAGTGGAGCCTCGCGGCCGGAGCGAGGCCGGCGTTGTCGCGGAAGGCCTGCGTCGCCGCGGTGGCCGCCTCCGCCGCCGAGGCGCCATGGCCCAGGCCGTCCACGATCACGATGGCCGCGCCCCCGGCCTGCTCCTCCGCCGCCCAGCCGTCCCCGCACAGCTCCTGGCCGGGCCTCGGCACGCTCACCGCTCCGATATCCAGAGGCGGTGGCGAGGGAACGGCGCGCGGCTTTCCCCCGAACACTCGCACCAGCACGGCCGTGCCGACGGCCGGCACGGTATGGATGTCGAAGAGGCCGGCCAGCCGCATGATGGCGCCCAGGCCGTTGCCCGGCGTTCCCGCGGTGGAATACCCGTCGCGCAGGCACTGGTCGACGTTGGGAATCCCTCGCCCCGTGTCCAGCGCCATCACCTCGATCGTCTCCATGCCATCCTGAGGGACGCCGCGCACGAGAAGCTCGCCGCCGGACGCGTGCTTGATCACGTTGGTCGCCAGCTCGGTCACCACGATGGCGACCTTCCCGGCCTCGGTCTCATCGAAGCCGCGGCGGGAGGCCAGCGCCACGGACAGACGCCGCGCCGCCGCCACCTGGCTCGGCTCCACGATCGGCAGAGCGAGGCAATCCGCCATCCCTACTTCCATCGCGTGATGGTGACGCGCGTGCCCTGGCCGACGTAGGAGACGATCTCGAACTCGTTCGAGAGTTTCTTGGCGCCGCTGAGGCCCAGGCCGAGGCCGCTCCCGGTCGTGAAGCCCTCCTTCATGGCCAGCTCGACGTCCTTGATCCCCGGCCCTTCGTCTTCGAACGTCAACCGGAGGCCACGGCGGTTGACGTCGTTGAGCGCTTCCAGGCGCACCGTTCCCCCGCCCCCATGATCGACCGTGTTGCGAGCCAGCTCGCTGGCGGCCGTGACGATCTTCGTCTGATCGACCAGGCTGAAACTGAGCGCGATCGCCCACTGCCGTACGGTCTGCCGGACCCGGACGACGTCTTCGGACGAGCGGATGGACATCGCGTCATGGTTCAGGATGGCCATGCCCGTTCACCCCTCGCCGCAGCGACGCCCGGAGCATCTCCATGCCCTTCTCCACGTTCAAGGCCGTGCGCACTCCGGGCAGAGGCAGCCCCAGCTCGACCAGGGTGATGGCCACGGCCGGTCGCATCCCGACCACCACCGTCTCGGCGTCGAGCACCCGCGACATCCCCGCGATGTTGCCCAGCATCCGGCCGATGAAGGAGTCGACCACCTCCAGCGACGAGATGTCGATCAGCACCCCGCGCGCATGGTGCCTGACGATGCGCTCGGTGAGGTCGTCCTGGAGCGTCATGGCCAGCCGGTCATGCATGTCCACTTGAATGGTGACCAGGAGGTAATCGCCCATCTTGAGGATGGGAATCCGTTCCATGATGGTCCCCTGTTCCGTCATCAGGATGATGTCCGGGGCTGCGGGCGGGTGATGCTGGCGCCGGTCCGTTGCAGGGCGACCAGGAAGGCGTCGGCCAGCGTCGCCTTGGTGGTCACGTTGCCCAGCTCGACTCCCAGGTGGACGATGGCCTGCGCGATCTGTGGGCGGATGCCGCTGATGATGCAATCGGCGCCCATCAGCCGCGCGGCGGCCACCGTCTTGAGCAGGTGCTGAGCGACCAGCGTGTCCACGGTCGGCACGCCCGTGATGTCGATGACGGCGATGGCCGCGCCGGTCTCGACGATCCTCTGCAGCAGGCTTTCCATCACGACCTGGGTGCGGGTGCTGTCGAGGGTCCCGATGAGCGGCAGGGCCAGGACGCCCTCCCAGAGCTGGACCACGGGCGTGGACAGCTCCAGCATCTCCCGCTGCTGCTGGCCGATGATCTCCTCGCGGCTCTTCTGGTAGACCTCGACCGTCCAGAGCCCCAGCTGGTCGAGCAGGACCGTCACCGCCCAGACCTCCTCGGCCAGCGCGTCGGCGTCCCGTCCCAGCTCCTCCCGCAACCGCTTGAAGACGGGCTGCTTCAGCGAGAAGACGAACATCGCCGTCTCCGACGGGGTGAACCCCTGTTTCGCCCGCGACCCGGAGATGCTCGCCAGCAGCTCCCGCGTATTCGCCCATTCGGGCGCGCCGAGGTCTTGCGGGTTCCCATTCTGGGCGGCGTCGCGGAGCAGCCCCAGGAACGTCCGCGAGTGCTCGCGGAGCTCCCTTTCGTCGATGCGGGCCCCCCCGGCGCCGTTCGAAAGCTGCAGGTCCAGCCAGTCCGCCAGGATGTCGGCCTCGCGCTTCTTGAGGATCTCCGGGAGTCGACTCGTGCCGATCTTCGTCATCGTATTCTCCTCCGCCTCGCGGCGTGCGCTTGGGTCAGGCGTGGACGCCAGCTCTGTTCCAGTGCGCGGCTGGCCGGCGCATCGACGATCGCCGCCAGCCCGTGGGAATCGGAACTATACCCGGGGGGGCCGGGAGAAAGAAAGGCCGTGAAAAAGTTTGCCTACTATCCTCATGTAGATCTTTCAGGCTTCCGCCGCCCGCTCGGACCGCCGCGACGGAAACAAGGCGAAGACCAGCGGGAGCAGGGTCGAGCCGAACTTGGACTTCGCCACCACGCCATCGAGCCCCGCCCCCGCCGCCAGCGCGCGGCCATCGACGCTCTCGTTGTCGAGCGTCAGGAGGATCACCCGCGGCGCGCCCGGCAGGGCTTTGAGGCGGCGCGCGAGCTCGAGGCCGTTCATTCCGGGGAGAGCGAGGTCCGTCAGGACGAGATGGGGACGCAGCCTGTTCGCCTTTTCGATCGCCTCCTCAGCCGAGCGCGCCCAGCCGACGACGGTGATGTCGGTGGTCGCAGAAACGAACCGCGTCGCCGAGGCCAGGAACTCCTCGTTGTCATCCACGAACAGGAGGTAGAGATGATCCATCGCGAGAAGGCCAGCGTACGGAGGGGAGGGCGGCGGTGCCATCGGGCCCGGCCTGAAAAACACCACGGAAGGGCCGGCGGCCGGGCTCGGGGTGACCCCGAGATCGCGGTCGGGAAACCGCCGGGCGTCAGGCCTCGGGTCGGACGAGGCCCGTGCGGATCGCGAACCGGACCAGGCCCGCGACGTCGTGGACGTCGAGGCGATCCATCAACTGCGCCCGGTGCGTCTCCACCGTCTTGACGCTGAGGTTCAGCTTGCCGGCGATGGCCTTGGTCGGGTGACCTTCGGCGAGCAGTTGGAGGATTTCCCGCTGCCGTGGCGTCAGGCGCTCGAGCGGCCCCGCCTCGCTCGACACGCGGCGGGCGTAGTCGTCGACGACATGCCGTGACACGGTGGGGCTCAGGTAGGCGTCACCCCTGGCGACGGTCCGCACCGCGCTCTCCAGCTCCGCCGGACCGGCGTCCTTCAGCAAATATCCCGAGGCGCCAGCCCGCAGAGCTCTCAGGACGTATTCCTCGCTGGCGTGCATGGACAGCATGATGACCCGGGTCTGGGGAAGCTCCTTGGCGATCCGCGCCGTCGCCTCCACACCGTTCAGGCCCGGCATGGCGATGTCCATGAGAAGCACGTGGGGACGGTGCTCCGCCGCCAGCCGAAACGCCTCGTGGCCGTCGATCGCCTCCGCGACGACTTCGACCCCTTCGAAGCCCTGGAGCAGCTTGCGCAGGCCGGCTCGGAAGAGCCGGTGGTCATCGGCCAGCAGGACGCGGATCGCTTTCACGACGTCGCGGTCCTCAGGGGGAAGCGCGCCCGTACTTCGGTCCCGTGGCCGGGCACCGACTCGATGGCGATCGAGCCGTCGAGCAGGAACACGCGCTCTTCCATCGCCAGCAGGCCGAGGCTTTCTCCCCGCCTGGCGCCCTCCCGGGCGGCCCTCGTGTCGAACCCGGCGCCGTCGTCGCGCACGACGAGCTCCAGGCCGGCGTCCCGATGGCGGAGCTCGACGGTGAGGTGCTGGGCCCGGGCATGGCGAACGACGTTCGTCACCGCCGCCTGGGCCACGCGAAAGCACGCCGTCTCCACCTCCGGCCGGAAACGGCGTTCGCCCACGTCGCACTCGACGCTCGCCGTAAACCCCGCCCGCCGGGCCTGGCGGTCGACGTACCATCGGAGCGCGGCCACCAGACCAAAGTCATCGAGGAGTGACGGGCGGAGATCGAGGGAGAGATTGCGGATCTGTTGGAGCAGGCGCTCCACGAGCGCAATACTCTCCTCGAGAGAAGGTGTCAGGGCGCCCGCGTCGGGCAGGCTTCTCAGGGTCTCGAGATCGATCTTCACGGCGCTGAGCGCCTGCCCCATCTCGTCGTGCAGCTCGCGAGCGAGGTAGCGGTGCTCGGCCTCTTGGACCTCCAGCAACCGCCGGGACAGCACGTGCAACCGCTCCCGGGAGCTCCGGACCTCCTCGTACAGCCGGGCGTTCCGCAGCGCGAGCGCCGCCTGGCCGGCGAAGGCGGCCAGGAGCTGCATCTCGTCCTCGCGAAACATGCGGCCGGTCGTATCCCCCAGGGTCAACGCTCCCAACCCCTCTTCCTGGGCGACGAGTGGCACGCAGGCCCAGGCCCGACAGTCCGGCTCGAGCACATGAGCCAGCGCCGACTCGGGAAATGTGAACTGCGGGTCGTCGAACAGGTCCGCCGACCACATCGGCCGGCGCTCGGCGGCCGCCCGGCCGGCGAGGCCATCGCCGAGACGCACGACCCGCCCGACCCACTTCGCCGGGTCCCCCTCGCCGGCTCCGGCCATGCAGGTCAGGGTCTCCGACGCGGCGTCGAGCACGAAGAGAGCCGCCCGGCGGACGCGGAAGACGCCGAGCAAGGCGGACACGATCAGATCGGTCATCTCACCGAGGTCGAACGTCGTCATGAGCTGCCGCCCGATTTCGACGAGCGCCCGGGCGGCTTCCTCGGCCCGATTCCGGGCGAGGAGCTCGACCCGCTCGGCCTCCAGCCGCCGGCGCTCGGTGATGTCGTCGGCCACGACGAGCCGCGCCGGTCCTCCCGCGAACGTCAGCCCGCGGGTCTTGACCTCCACCTCGACGACGGCGCCGTCCCTCTTGACGCAGTGCCCGACGCCCACATCGTCCAGTCCCCGGGCCCGACCGGCGAGCTTCGCGCTCGAGATCGGGGGGTCCTGGGGGATCAGAAGGTCCTTCAACGACATGGCGAGGAACTCCCCGCGCGAGTAGCCATAATGCTGAACGGCGGCGTCGTTGACCGCGATGATCGCCAGCGTCTCCACATCCAGGACCCAGGCGGGCAACGGATGACTTTCGAAGAGCAGGCGGTGGCTCAGCTCGGACTCGCGAAGCGCCGCCTCGGCCTGACCGATACGGAGCAACGCCTTCACGGTGGCGGTGAATACCGACGCGTCGAAGGGCTCGGTCAGATAGGCGTCCGC is a window encoding:
- a CDS encoding anti-sigma regulatory factor, with the translated sequence MAILNHDAMSIRSSEDVVRVRQTVRQWAIALSFSLVDQTKIVTAASELARNTVDHGGGGTVRLEALNDVNRRGLRLTFEDEGPGIKDVELAMKEGFTTGSGLGLGLSGAKKLSNEFEIVSYVGQGTRVTITRWK
- a CDS encoding response regulator; this translates as MVEAPRVLIVNVDDYEPARYARTQILCQAGFQVKEASTGNDALRLAASEHPAVILLDVNLPDMSGFEVCRRLKADPATSLVPILHLSATFVNAVYLALGLEGGADGYLTEPVEPPVLIATVNALLRMRRTEDALRAAARRWQTTFDAISEGIAILNTSGTILQCNEAFLRIFGRPPSEIVGRPIWELWDFPPERMEQLSFWRLLKNRQRQTLDLSFGDRWFQVTVDPVEDDGLFIGAVYIVSDINERKRAEEERVVLLAREQTARAEAEAANRAKDEFLATLSHELRTPLQSMVGWTRLLRTGMLDEAARDHALEVLERNIKLQAQLIEDLLDVSRIIAGALRLEARPVDLVEVVTAAIDSVRPVAEAKGVRLEADLAGGVGSLLGDPARLQQVVWNLLSNAVKFTPPGGSVEVRLARAESQIHLTVTDTGQGIGPEFLPYVFDRFRQAESTPSRSHGGLGLGLAIARHLVELHGGTVRADSRGPGRGATFTVSLPLRAVGLGGDTWSAAPTENDPFQSVTTLEGVNVLVVDDEEDAGVLLTTVLEQCGARIAVASSVSAALEAVERLRPDVLVSDIGIPGEDGYTLIKRVRALAPEQGGSIPAVALTGYARPEDAVEALRAGFQVHLPKPVEPADLVRMVAQLVRRPRKP
- a CDS encoding cysteine hydrolase, encoding MKPPVEFQDRSAYRERMNTLLTIEPRRTVVVTVDMQRDYLDLEVASSPVAADEAERVMKHARDLLDFARGEGLPVVHVYVKRRPAELERGVLAGQTFQINLKHQLSQNAQAGVRRIPDRQEGSPQAEVPAILVAPEDVHVTTKKSLDGFLETDLDFLLRRVYRAETVVLSGVNTDTCVYSTAFSASNRGYQTVVISDCVASMRGKDHHWMALELMSRSIAWVLTVEQFKDKLRAGSGARR
- a CDS encoding response regulator transcription factor, which produces MKAIRVLLADDHRLFRAGLRKLLQGFEGVEVVAEAIDGHEAFRLAAEHRPHVLLMDIAMPGLNGVEATARIAKELPQTRVIMLSMHASEEYVLRALRAGASGYLLKDAGPAELESAVRTVARGDAYLSPTVSRHVVDDYARRVSSEAGPLERLTPRQREILQLLAEGHPTKAIAGKLNLSVKTVETHRAQLMDRLDVHDVAGLVRFAIRTGLVRPEA
- a CDS encoding ATP-binding SpoIIE family protein phosphatase; protein product: MADCLALPIVEPSQVAAARRLSVALASRRGFDETEAGKVAIVVTELATNVIKHASGGELLVRGVPQDGMETIEVMALDTGRGIPNVDQCLRDGYSTAGTPGNGLGAIMRLAGLFDIHTVPAVGTAVLVRVFGGKPRAVPSPPPLDIGAVSVPRPGQELCGDGWAAEEQAGGAAIVIVDGLGHGASAAEAATAATQAFRDNAGLAPAARLHCIHGALRSTRGAAVAVAEVDPDHGTLRFCGVGNISGTVLSDQGPRKMVSQNGTVGHEMRKVSEFTYPWPENALLVLHSDGLSTHWSLDGYPGLSRRRPSLIAGVLYRDFKRGRDDVTVVVAKGGKPEA
- a CDS encoding ATP-binding protein, whose protein sequence is MSWPIISLGIKDEHDVVASRQRARQVAALLGFDAGEQTRIATAVSEIARNAFRYGHDGKVDFIVEGKTAPQVLVVRISDQGPGVTGLHRILSGQYRSSTGMGLGIVGARRLMDQFHIESEPGRGTTVWLRKIFPKHTPLVSPRSLAKIADELGRQTPRTPLEEIQQQNQELLRTLDELRTRQEELARLNSELEDTNRGVVALYAELDEKADYLRRADEMKSRFLSNMSHEFRTPLNSILALSRLLLERADGPLTGEQETQVGFVRKAAEDLSELINDLLDLAKVEAGKVVVQAVEFEVANLFGALRGMLRPLLLNDAVALLFEEPQGLPPLVTDEGKVSQILRNFISNALKFTERGEVRVSAAMTPAGDAVVFSVADTGIGIAPRDQQRIFEEFSQLDSPVQKKVKGTGLGLPLTRKLAHLLGGRVGVESTPGVGATFSALIPLVYREPVSAETPAAAWQADPSRVPVLVVEDEAADALVLEKFLRGSRFQAVMVRTLREARGALSTVKPKAVVLDIRLKGEEAWGFLAELKGTEETRGLPVLVTTTIEDQQKRLSLGSDAYGLKPIQRRWLLESLDLLTSERPGGRILVIDDDEVSRYLLRGLLAETRCAVVEAATGPDGIRLAREQRPDAVLLDLVMPGMTGFEVLQQLKADPATVDIPVIVVTSKVLEEEEYRRLAPSTAAILSKHAASREAAVSEMRQALAQAGLEGRMGDG
- a CDS encoding STAS domain-containing protein, which encodes MTKIGTSRLPEILKKREADILADWLDLQLSNGAGGARIDERELREHSRTFLGLLRDAAQNGNPQDLGAPEWANTRELLASISGSRAKQGFTPSETAMFVFSLKQPVFKRLREELGRDADALAEEVWAVTVLLDQLGLWTVEVYQKSREEIIGQQQREMLELSTPVVQLWEGVLALPLIGTLDSTRTQVVMESLLQRIVETGAAIAVIDITGVPTVDTLVAQHLLKTVAAARLMGADCIISGIRPQIAQAIVHLGVELGNVTTKATLADAFLVALQRTGASITRPQPRTSS
- a CDS encoding STAS domain-containing protein; this translates as MERIPILKMGDYLLVTIQVDMHDRLAMTLQDDLTERIVRHHARGVLIDISSLEVVDSFIGRMLGNIAGMSRVLDAETVVVGMRPAVAITLVELGLPLPGVRTALNVEKGMEMLRASLRRGVNGHGHPEP
- a CDS encoding response regulator, yielding MLKTTILNVNDDGPRRYVIGRTLRSAGLQVIEAETGHEALERVAAEKPAVVILDVKLPDLSGFEVCRRIKTDAATASTLVLLLSAVLTEDADKVHGLEHGADAYLTEPFDASVFTATVKALLRIGQAEAALRESELSHRLLFESHPLPAWVLDVETLAIIAVNDAAVQHYGYSRGEFLAMSLKDLLIPQDPPISSAKLAGRARGLDDVGVGHCVKRDGAVVEVEVKTRGLTFAGGPARLVVADDITERRRLEAERVELLARNRAEEAARALVEIGRQLMTTFDLGEMTDLIVSALLGVFRVRRAALFVLDAASETLTCMAGAGEGDPAKWVGRVVRLGDGLAGRAAAERRPMWSADLFDDPQFTFPESALAHVLEPDCRAWACVPLVAQEEGLGALTLGDTTGRMFREDEMQLLAAFAGQAALALRNARLYEEVRSSRERLHVLSRRLLEVQEAEHRYLARELHDEMGQALSAVKIDLETLRSLPDAGALTPSLEESIALVERLLQQIRNLSLDLRPSLLDDFGLVAALRWYVDRQARRAGFTASVECDVGERRFRPEVETACFRVAQAAVTNVVRHARAQHLTVELRHRDAGLELVVRDDGAGFDTRAAREGARRGESLGLLAMEERVFLLDGSIAIESVPGHGTEVRARFPLRTATS
- a CDS encoding serine hydrolase domain-containing protein codes for the protein MRFPLESAPPSALGFDPKALERLRELLTRHIAEGRYPGAQIAIARRGRLALFTTIGDARLEPQRVAARDDTLWLLYSNTKVITACAVWLLAERGALSFTDKVASHVPGFEVHGKGEVTILQLLTHQGGFPGAEVPPEAWEDHDLLRRCVCNFTLEWTPGSRVHYHGRAAHWTAAVLIEALTKTDYRAFIRENIIEPLGLGDELFVGLPELQQARAADMHEPSADGAHQVRRADENNAVFRRAGVPSSGGYGTARAQAAFYQMLVQGGTLSGVRLLSPRMVAYVTRNFTGDRVDGYMGMPMHRGLGPHSRGTTEAIRGLGSLASPRTFGHGGVGSSYCWGDPDSGVSFAYITNSRVPDPWHSARLDLVSNLVHSAIE
- a CDS encoding response regulator transcription factor codes for the protein MDHLYLLFVDDNEEFLASATRFVSATTDITVVGWARSAEEAIEKANRLRPHLVLTDLALPGMNGLELARRLKALPGAPRVILLTLDNESVDGRALAAGAGLDGVVAKSKFGSTLLPLVFALFPSRRSERAAEA